In Hydrogenimonas thermophila, one genomic interval encodes:
- a CDS encoding nitrate- and nitrite sensing domain-containing protein, which yields MKFLSNLKIKQNLMMLVFIPAFALMYHTITKGLEDYNKFNSNKVAENSVEISVSIASLIHELQKERGLTAGFVSSNGKKFRNRLATQREIVNKKIKMLKELKREKADNINVKFLKKSDSVLNRLNKINSIKKEISNLTIEKGRALKFYTTLNNEFISAISTILENMTEAKIANELSSYIAFLKAKDNVGIIRAVGTGVYASKIVTIEDKIKLSSLTSS from the coding sequence ATGAAATTTCTCTCCAATTTGAAAATAAAGCAAAACTTAATGATGTTGGTTTTTATTCCAGCTTTTGCATTAATGTATCATACCATAACAAAAGGATTGGAAGATTACAATAAATTTAATTCCAATAAGGTAGCAGAAAACTCTGTAGAAATTTCTGTTTCAATAGCATCATTAATACACGAGTTGCAAAAAGAGAGAGGTTTGACAGCAGGATTTGTAAGCTCTAATGGTAAAAAATTTAGAAATAGACTTGCTACTCAAAGAGAAATAGTTAATAAAAAAATAAAAATGTTAAAAGAGTTGAAAAGAGAAAAAGCAGATAATATAAATGTAAAATTTTTGAAAAAGTCAGATAGTGTATTAAATAGATTAAATAAAATAAACTCTATAAAAAAAGAAATTTCTAATTTGACTATTGAAAAGGGTAGAGCATTAAAGTTTTATACGACATTAAATAATGAATTTATTAGTGCAATAAGTACTATTTTAGAAAATATGACAGAAGCAAAAATTGCAAATGAGCTTTCAAGTTATATAGCATTTCTAAAAGCTAAAGATAATGTAGGAATTATAAGGGCAGTTGGAACAGGTGTATATGCATCAAAAATAGTAACTATAGAAGATAAAATTAAATTGTCATCATTGACATCTAGTTAA